In one window of Prevotella fusca JCM 17724 DNA:
- a CDS encoding M3 family metallopeptidase, producing MTDNTSGKKERVNPFFLPYDTPHYTAPFERITLADYEEAMMEGIRREDEQVEKIINNPEEPPTFENTIIPEDEVKGRKHYYDLLNRVESVFFNMLSAETNDEMDALAQKMSPILTKHSNDISLNPKIFERVKHVYEHHRELTPEENCLLEKSYEGFVRSGALLDEAGKERLRMLTEEASMLSLQFSQNVLKENKAYTLHITDEQQLDGLPETAREAAQEAAREHGMEGWVFTLDAPSYGPFMMYSTQRELRKDLYMARNTLCIKDNDTNNLELCKRLVNLRREMAQLLGYDTFADYVMKHRMATTVENVYKLLNDLIGAYKPTAIKEREEIEALAREEEGDGFKMEQWDVAYYSQLLKKKKYDLDPEMLRPYLELGNVIKGVFGLATRLYGISFKENKEIPVYHPDVKPYEVFDKDGSYLAVLYVDFHPRKGKRDGAWMTEFQGQWIERDGTNVRPHVSLVMNFSKPTEDKSALLRIGEVETFLHEFGHSLHGIFANTRFESLSGTNVWWDFVELPSQFMENFAIEKEFLRTFAFHYQTGEPMPDELIEKVITSRNFGAATACLRQVSFGLLDMAYYTHKDEFTDDIIPFEKKAWAPAIIDEQRMDTCMTVQFSHIMAGGYAAGYYSYKWAEVLDADAFSVFKKEGIFNPATAQRFRDNILSRGGTEHPMTLYKRFRGGEPTIDALKERDGLLKTQ from the coding sequence ATGACAGATAATACATCAGGGAAGAAAGAACGTGTAAATCCTTTCTTCCTACCTTATGATACACCGCACTACACGGCACCATTCGAGCGTATCACGCTTGCCGACTACGAGGAGGCAATGATGGAAGGTATCCGCCGTGAGGACGAACAGGTTGAGAAGATTATCAACAATCCTGAAGAACCACCCACCTTTGAGAACACGATTATACCAGAGGATGAGGTCAAAGGACGCAAGCATTACTATGATCTTCTGAATCGTGTGGAGAGTGTATTCTTCAATATGCTCAGTGCCGAGACCAATGACGAGATGGACGCATTGGCGCAGAAGATGAGTCCAATCCTTACCAAACACAGTAATGACATCAGCTTGAACCCAAAGATATTCGAGCGTGTCAAGCATGTATATGAGCATCATCGTGAGCTGACACCAGAAGAGAACTGTCTGCTGGAGAAAAGCTATGAGGGTTTTGTTCGCAGTGGTGCACTGCTTGATGAAGCAGGAAAGGAACGTCTGCGCATGCTCACGGAAGAGGCATCCATGCTTTCGTTGCAGTTCTCACAGAATGTGCTGAAAGAGAATAAAGCCTATACGCTGCATATTACGGATGAACAACAGCTTGACGGACTCCCCGAAACGGCACGTGAGGCTGCGCAGGAAGCTGCAAGAGAGCATGGAATGGAGGGCTGGGTCTTCACTTTGGATGCTCCAAGCTATGGTCCGTTTATGATGTACAGCACGCAGCGCGAACTGCGTAAAGACCTTTACATGGCACGCAATACGCTCTGCATAAAAGATAATGACACGAATAACCTTGAACTTTGCAAGCGTCTGGTTAATCTTCGCCGTGAAATGGCTCAGCTCCTCGGTTACGATACTTTTGCCGATTATGTGATGAAACATCGTATGGCAACAACGGTTGAGAACGTGTACAAACTTCTCAACGACCTCATTGGGGCATATAAGCCGACTGCCATCAAGGAACGTGAAGAAATAGAGGCATTAGCACGAGAAGAAGAAGGTGACGGTTTCAAGATGGAACAGTGGGATGTAGCTTATTACAGCCAGCTGCTGAAGAAGAAGAAATATGACCTTGACCCAGAGATGCTTCGCCCTTATCTTGAATTGGGAAATGTTATCAAAGGCGTCTTCGGTTTAGCTACACGTCTCTATGGTATCAGCTTCAAGGAGAATAAGGAGATACCTGTTTACCACCCTGACGTGAAGCCGTATGAGGTGTTTGACAAGGATGGCAGCTACCTGGCTGTACTTTATGTTGACTTCCATCCACGCAAAGGAAAGCGTGATGGGGCATGGATGACGGAGTTTCAGGGACAGTGGATAGAGCGGGATGGTACGAATGTACGCCCACATGTGTCACTCGTGATGAATTTCTCCAAGCCTACAGAGGACAAGTCGGCACTTTTGAGAATAGGTGAGGTGGAGACTTTCCTGCATGAATTCGGGCATTCTCTACATGGTATATTTGCCAATACCCGCTTCGAGAGTTTGTCAGGAACGAATGTATGGTGGGACTTTGTAGAACTTCCTTCGCAGTTTATGGAGAACTTTGCTATAGAAAAAGAGTTCCTGCGTACCTTTGCTTTCCATTATCAGACAGGTGAACCTATGCCTGATGAACTGATTGAGAAAGTTATTACCAGCCGTAATTTCGGTGCTGCAACGGCCTGTCTGAGACAGGTCAGCTTCGGCTTGTTGGATATGGCTTACTATACTCATAAAGATGAGTTTACAGATGACATTATCCCGTTCGAGAAGAAAGCATGGGCACCAGCTATCATTGATGAGCAGCGTATGGATACCTGTATGACGGTACAGTTCTCTCATATTATGGCAGGTGGATATGCTGCAGGATATTACAGTTACAAGTGGGCAGAGGTTCTTGACGCTGATGCTTTCAGTGTATTCAAGAAAGAAGGAATCTTCAATCCTGCTACTGCCCAGCGTTTCCGTGATAATATCCTCTCACGTGGAGGAACTGAACATCCTATGACGCTTTACAAGCGTTTCCGTGGAGGGGAGCCGACGATTGATGCGTTAAAGGAAAGGGACGGACTTCTCAAGACACAGTAA
- a CDS encoding Crp/Fnr family transcriptional regulator, with product MLQLYDKLLELPLFIGISTDELSDIVGQTKFSFHKLAADKPLVSKEEKCTQLFFLMSGTLRVVSYADSHRYRIEEELSAPAVIQPEHFFGLMQRYTKDFTAQTDCSLLSLDKSEVLRLLDNYLIFRLNLLNCISMQAQRMGRIPWRQQSDDIRQQFVSFLRLRCLTQAGHKVLRIKMEDLAHELHQSRLNISRMLNDLQCEGLLTISRGIITVPQLEKLR from the coding sequence ATGCTCCAACTTTACGATAAACTCCTCGAACTACCTCTTTTCATCGGTATAAGCACTGACGAACTATCGGATATCGTGGGACAGACGAAGTTTAGTTTTCATAAGCTGGCAGCTGACAAACCGCTCGTAAGCAAGGAGGAAAAATGTACACAGCTCTTCTTTCTTATGAGCGGAACACTCCGTGTGGTCAGCTATGCTGACAGCCATCGTTATCGTATAGAGGAAGAATTGTCGGCACCGGCTGTTATCCAACCTGAACATTTCTTCGGACTTATGCAACGTTACACCAAGGATTTTACAGCGCAGACCGATTGTAGCCTGCTTTCATTGGATAAGTCTGAGGTGTTACGGCTTCTTGACAATTATCTTATCTTCCGTCTGAACCTTCTCAACTGTATTTCCATGCAGGCACAACGCATGGGGCGCATCCCATGGCGACAGCAGTCTGATGACATTCGCCAGCAGTTCGTCAGCTTCCTCCGTCTCCGCTGTCTGACGCAGGCAGGACATAAGGTTCTTAGGATAAAAATGGAAGACCTTGCTCATGAGCTGCACCAAAGTCGTCTTAACATCTCTCGCATGCTCAATGACTTGCAATGTGAAGGACTGCTGACAATAAGCCGGGGGATCATTACAGTTCCACAATTGGAGAAGCTACGGTAG
- a CDS encoding FAD:protein FMN transferase, with protein sequence MNKKKLYWQVPFLLVLIIGSIVIVRRQHAMPYQHNKGFIFGTVYNITYQSDEDLQSQIEAELKKVDETFSTFDSKSLISQVNQNKPVKVNQMFREVFTLAETISKETDGAFDITVAPMVNMWGFGFKTGLHPSKQKIDSLHQIVGYNKVKLVGNTIRKQDSRTMLDCSAIAKGYGSDAIARLLLRNGVENFMVEIGGEIVTKGNSEKRLPWKIGVTKPTEDSLNTKQEFETVLNVTDKAMATSGNYRNFYYKGGKKYAHTIDPKTGYPVQHSLLSATVLAKNCATADAYATSFMVMGIEKACKLLDRHPELMAYFIYSDTKGNLKVWYSPSMEGKIVE encoded by the coding sequence ATGAATAAGAAAAAATTATATTGGCAGGTACCGTTCCTCCTTGTGCTGATTATCGGATCGATAGTCATTGTCCGCCGCCAGCATGCCATGCCTTATCAGCATAACAAGGGCTTCATCTTTGGTACAGTATATAATATTACCTATCAAAGCGATGAAGACCTGCAGTCTCAGATAGAAGCAGAACTGAAGAAAGTGGATGAGACTTTCTCTACTTTTGACTCTAAATCGCTCATTTCACAGGTGAACCAGAACAAGCCTGTGAAGGTTAACCAGATGTTCAGAGAAGTGTTCACGCTGGCTGAAACGATTTCAAAAGAAACAGACGGGGCTTTTGACATTACCGTTGCACCAATGGTAAACATGTGGGGCTTTGGTTTCAAGACGGGTCTGCATCCGTCTAAGCAGAAGATTGACAGTCTGCATCAGATTGTAGGATATAATAAGGTGAAACTTGTTGGCAATACTATCCGCAAGCAGGATTCCCGCACAATGCTCGACTGTTCAGCCATTGCCAAGGGTTATGGGTCGGATGCCATAGCCCGTCTCCTGCTTCGTAATGGTGTTGAGAACTTCATGGTTGAGATTGGTGGTGAGATTGTCACGAAAGGAAACAGTGAAAAACGGCTGCCTTGGAAGATTGGTGTCACGAAGCCGACGGAAGACAGTCTGAACACAAAACAGGAGTTTGAGACGGTTCTGAACGTTACTGACAAGGCGATGGCAACGAGTGGGAACTATCGTAACTTCTATTATAAAGGTGGGAAGAAATACGCTCATACCATTGACCCAAAGACAGGCTATCCTGTCCAGCACTCCCTGCTTTCAGCCACAGTCTTGGCAAAGAACTGCGCTACAGCTGACGCTTACGCCACATCATTCATGGTGATGGGTATTGAGAAAGCATGCAAGTTGCTTGACCGTCATCCTGAATTGATGGCTTATTTCATCTATTCAGATACAAAAGGAAATCTGAAAGTCTGGTATAGTCCGTCAATGGAGGGAAAAATAGTAGAATGA
- a CDS encoding DUF6048 family protein, translating to MMVRKNIYLSLLLILNALFLLFPTGANAQRRPTVPKEKKDTVAFFRGVAVGIDLVGPAMRSLASYGQYEALLRLNIKDRFFPIIEAGIGQADKTDETTRTCFKTNAPYARVGCDFNMLKDKHDVYRFLVGGRVGYTSFKYDVLSPGIADPIWGTQSAYGALDSKGNQLWAELIGGVDAKIWGPIRMGWSVRYKLRLAHKAGEIGEPWYVPGFGRGDSSQLGATFNVLFEL from the coding sequence ATGATGGTACGAAAGAACATATACTTATCACTTTTACTAATCCTTAACGCACTGTTCCTGCTCTTCCCTACTGGAGCCAACGCACAGCGCAGACCAACAGTGCCGAAGGAGAAGAAAGATACCGTTGCGTTCTTCCGAGGTGTTGCTGTGGGCATTGACCTCGTCGGACCTGCTATGCGTTCGCTTGCATCATACGGCCAGTATGAAGCCCTGCTGCGCTTGAACATCAAGGACAGGTTCTTCCCTATCATCGAAGCAGGTATCGGACAGGCTGACAAGACTGATGAAACAACCAGGACATGCTTCAAGACCAATGCACCTTATGCACGTGTGGGCTGCGACTTCAATATGCTCAAGGATAAACACGACGTCTATCGCTTCCTGGTTGGTGGCAGAGTAGGATACACCTCTTTTAAGTATGACGTTCTAAGTCCGGGCATTGCCGACCCCATCTGGGGAACACAGTCAGCCTATGGTGCACTTGACAGCAAGGGAAACCAGCTTTGGGCAGAGCTGATTGGTGGTGTGGATGCAAAGATATGGGGACCTATCCGTATGGGATGGTCCGTCCGCTATAAACTCCGACTCGCCCACAAGGCCGGCGAAATAGGTGAACCATGGTATGTTCCAGGGTTTGGTCGTGGAGATTCATCGCAGCTTGGCGCCACATTCAATGTCCTTTTTGAGCTGTAA
- a CDS encoding DUF6452 family protein: protein MNYRKIRHTVRRVSMFTLLLGGICWISSCSDINCPINNGVWANYIVQGDTLRDTLTISAIRENKSDTVLLNKQVNTTKFSLPMSYSADSDKLRFAFKSKAGVTTVDTVTVSKTSKSHFESVDCPPAFFHTLTAVKAKGTRVSKIEISNPNVDYDGTKEHILITFTNP, encoded by the coding sequence ATGAACTATAGAAAGATCAGACATACAGTAAGAAGAGTCAGTATGTTCACTCTTCTATTGGGAGGGATATGTTGGATAAGTTCCTGTTCCGACATAAACTGTCCTATAAACAACGGTGTGTGGGCTAATTACATTGTCCAAGGCGACACATTGCGTGATACACTTACCATTTCAGCAATTCGTGAGAATAAATCCGACACCGTATTGTTGAACAAACAGGTCAATACGACGAAGTTCAGTTTGCCGATGAGCTATAGTGCCGACAGTGACAAGTTACGCTTTGCCTTCAAAAGCAAGGCTGGAGTTACAACAGTTGACACTGTAACAGTGTCAAAGACGAGCAAGAGTCATTTTGAAAGTGTTGACTGTCCGCCAGCCTTTTTCCATACACTTACTGCTGTGAAGGCAAAGGGCACACGTGTAAGTAAGATAGAAATCAGTAATCCTAACGTTGATTATGATGGTACGAAAGAACATATACTTATCACTTTTACTAATCCTTAA